In the bacterium genome, one interval contains:
- a CDS encoding glycosyltransferase family 2 protein, whose amino-acid sequence MTTAIVVLNWNQREATLACLDSLAQADLQGAELFVVDNGSRDGSREALRARLPAERLIALAENRGYAGGNNAGLRAALDAGAERILLLNNDTTVSPDFLLPLHWALDGVPRAAAVCSAIHRADRPEMLDVAYSEVRFGERDAVKLRGVNCLPGSGFGQRVEIEVAVGCSVLFRAAALREVGLFDEAYFAYHEDVDWCLRARRLGWTLLYEPYSRVFHRGSGSTAGLVARPAATALAHPDLPNAEPLPFNPVRAYLGARNLVRLMRAHATPAQRRAFALACLREIPLEYLAMVYDREGWLRLGRFGWRDAARLALRERPGLPARIRDAHRSGRAAQLAAYLRGLRDGWRDRPLPLRELGLR is encoded by the coding sequence ATGACCACCGCCATCGTCGTCCTCAACTGGAACCAGCGAGAGGCCACCCTCGCCTGTCTCGACAGCCTGGCGCAGGCCGACCTGCAGGGGGCGGAGCTGTTCGTCGTCGACAACGGCTCGCGCGACGGCTCGCGCGAGGCGCTGCGCGCCCGCCTGCCGGCGGAGCGGCTGATCGCCCTGGCGGAGAACCGCGGCTACGCCGGCGGCAACAATGCCGGCCTGCGCGCCGCGCTCGACGCCGGCGCCGAGCGCATCCTGCTGCTCAACAACGACACCACCGTCTCGCCCGACTTCCTGCTGCCGCTGCACTGGGCGCTCGACGGCGTGCCGCGCGCCGCGGCGGTGTGCAGCGCGATCCATCGCGCCGATCGGCCGGAGATGCTCGACGTGGCGTATTCCGAGGTCCGCTTCGGCGAGCGCGACGCGGTCAAGCTGCGCGGCGTCAACTGCCTGCCCGGCTCGGGATTCGGGCAGCGGGTCGAGATCGAGGTGGCGGTCGGCTGCAGCGTCCTCTTCCGCGCCGCGGCGCTGCGCGAGGTCGGGCTGTTCGACGAAGCCTACTTCGCCTACCACGAGGACGTCGACTGGTGCCTGCGCGCCCGCCGGCTCGGCTGGACGCTGCTCTACGAGCCCTACTCGCGCGTCTTCCACCGCGGCTCGGGCAGCACCGCCGGCCTGGTGGCGCGGCCGGCGGCGACCGCGCTGGCGCATCCCGACCTGCCGAACGCCGAGCCGCTGCCGTTCAATCCCGTGCGCGCCTACCTCGGCGCCCGCAACCTGGTGCGACTGATGCGGGCGCACGCGACGCCGGCGCAGCGCCGCGCCTTCGCGCTCGCCTGCCTGCGCGAGATCCCGCTCGAGTACCTGGCGATGGTCTACGACCGCGAGGGCTGGCTCCGCCTCGGCCGCTTCGGCTGGCGCGACGCCGCGCGCCTGGCCCTGCGCGAGCGGCCCGGGCTGCCGGCCCGCATCCGCGACGCGCACCGCAGCGGCCGCGCCGCGCAGCTCGCGGCCTACCTGCGCGGTCTGCGCGACGGCTGGCGCGACCGGCCGCTGCCGCTGCGCGAGCTGGGGCTGCGGTAG
- a CDS encoding acyltransferase: MSPAAPPQPPPTEGYRPHLDGVRALAVYLVVLFHGGSTHFTGGFVGVDVFFVLSGYLVTQLLWRDIDAVGAIRLARFYARRVRRILPAALVALTATAALYVAIASPSDVAAAVGGFKAAFLFVANWFFIARSTAYFGGDIERNPVLHFWSLAVEEQFYLLWPLVLGGLVAVGRWRGAPPLPLVRRAVGAGAIGSLLLALALRADHPEHAYYGTDARAYQLLAGALLALAPGVIQGLGRVPRAARLLAALSVAGFVALASSLVALDPIVRGAAVAGLTWVAIAALEAAPGGPARRLLSIPPIVYLGRISYGTYIWHWPVVLVLTVVASLDGAALMALTAVIASALASLSFQMLENPLRQWPLLDRRPRTVIAAGLCASGAAALALMPAIVDPAAASLRAMRAGGTPIPANLDFAAASFTRLPPPPDCAGGPASDCTIVHGSGPHVLLLGDSHARMLIPTFRAIAERENLTLSVVARGGCPWQRHLYGRPRDPGCRTLKEDAYTRLIPELKPDLIVAINLGYEDPHFEQFGTAGEDGVLIWRGTPAFDRLWRDATLASAAELEPMATEGLVIVEPIPVAQPSANPTACLVHARFLEDCRYLASLKPSSLERLYREIAAANPRIWSADFDRLVCPWWPVCDPVVSDRIVKVDAHHLTAGYAAYIAPRVEDYLRANHLIPALGSPREPLAAASQP; encoded by the coding sequence GTGTCCCCCGCCGCGCCGCCGCAGCCGCCCCCCACCGAGGGCTACCGGCCGCATCTCGACGGCGTGCGTGCCCTGGCGGTGTATCTGGTCGTCCTCTTCCACGGCGGCAGCACGCACTTCACCGGCGGCTTCGTCGGCGTCGACGTGTTCTTCGTCCTGTCCGGCTACCTGGTGACGCAACTGCTCTGGCGCGACATCGACGCGGTCGGCGCGATCCGCCTGGCTCGCTTCTACGCTCGGCGGGTGCGCCGCATCCTGCCGGCGGCGCTCGTCGCGCTGACGGCGACGGCGGCGCTGTACGTGGCCATCGCCTCGCCATCGGACGTGGCGGCCGCGGTCGGCGGCTTCAAGGCCGCGTTCCTGTTCGTCGCCAATTGGTTCTTCATCGCGCGTTCGACCGCCTACTTCGGCGGCGACATCGAACGGAACCCGGTCCTGCACTTCTGGTCGCTGGCGGTCGAGGAGCAGTTCTATCTGCTGTGGCCGCTCGTCCTCGGCGGCCTCGTCGCCGTCGGCCGGTGGCGCGGCGCGCCGCCGCTGCCGCTGGTCCGCCGGGCGGTGGGCGCCGGCGCCATCGGCTCGCTGCTGCTCGCGCTCGCCCTGCGCGCCGACCATCCCGAGCACGCCTATTACGGCACCGACGCGCGCGCCTATCAGCTCCTCGCCGGCGCGCTGCTCGCCCTCGCCCCGGGGGTGATTCAGGGGCTGGGGCGGGTGCCGCGGGCGGCGCGCCTGCTGGCGGCCCTGAGCGTCGCCGGGTTCGTCGCGCTGGCGTCCTCGCTGGTCGCGCTCGATCCCATCGTCCGCGGCGCCGCCGTCGCGGGACTCACCTGGGTGGCGATCGCCGCCCTCGAAGCGGCGCCCGGCGGCCCGGCGCGACGCCTGCTCTCGATCCCGCCGATCGTCTACCTCGGGCGCATCTCGTACGGCACATACATCTGGCACTGGCCGGTGGTGCTGGTGCTCACGGTGGTCGCCTCGCTCGACGGCGCGGCCTTGATGGCGCTCACCGCCGTCATCGCCAGCGCCCTCGCGTCGCTCAGCTTCCAGATGCTCGAGAACCCGCTCCGCCAGTGGCCGCTGCTCGACCGCCGGCCGCGCACCGTGATCGCCGCCGGGCTGTGCGCCAGCGGCGCGGCGGCGTTGGCGCTGATGCCGGCGATCGTCGATCCGGCGGCCGCGTCGCTGCGCGCGATGCGCGCCGGCGGCACGCCGATTCCCGCCAACCTCGATTTCGCCGCGGCGAGCTTCACCAGGCTGCCCCCGCCGCCGGATTGCGCCGGCGGTCCGGCGAGCGACTGCACGATCGTGCACGGCAGTGGCCCGCACGTGCTGCTGCTCGGCGACAGCCACGCGCGCATGCTGATCCCGACCTTTCGGGCCATCGCGGAGCGCGAGAACCTGACGCTCTCGGTGGTGGCGCGCGGCGGGTGTCCCTGGCAGCGCCATCTCTACGGGCGGCCGCGCGACCCGGGGTGCCGGACGCTGAAAGAGGATGCCTACACCCGCCTCATCCCGGAGCTGAAGCCGGACCTGATCGTCGCCATCAACCTCGGATACGAGGATCCGCACTTCGAGCAGTTCGGCACCGCCGGCGAGGACGGCGTCCTGATCTGGCGCGGCACGCCCGCGTTCGACCGCCTGTGGCGCGACGCGACCCTGGCGTCGGCCGCCGAGCTCGAACCGATGGCCACCGAGGGCCTCGTCATCGTCGAGCCGATTCCGGTCGCGCAACCCAGCGCCAATCCGACCGCCTGCCTGGTGCACGCCCGCTTCCTCGAGGACTGTCGCTACCTCGCCTCGCTGAAGCCGAGCAGCCTGGAGCGGCTCTATCGCGAGATCGCCGCGGCGAACCCGCGCATCTGGTCGGCGGATTTCGACCGCCTGGTCTGCCCGTGGTGGCCGGTGTGCGATCCGGTGGTCAGCGACCGCATCGTCAAGGTCGATGCGCACCACCTGACCGCGGGCTATGCCGCCTACATCGCCCCCCGCGTCGAGGACTACCTGCGCGCCAACCATCTCATTCCCGCGCTCGGCTCGCCGCGCGAGCCCCTCGCCGCCGCCAGCCAGCCGTGA